Proteins from one Oncorhynchus tshawytscha isolate Ot180627B linkage group LG16, Otsh_v2.0, whole genome shotgun sequence genomic window:
- the LOC112215832 gene encoding uncharacterized protein LOC112215832 isoform X2 translates to MTKDNLDHLKDEDFHKAEEFVQLMGILYTSTVCLSCDKNATCGQIIPILHKLEEHFTVTHEDTMFVATVKEKVWENLSERYQDEDIQAFLHETAAMDPGFKGKPVSDATWDRLRKATVEANVTGATPRLSEESEQTDTEHQQQEEESEGEEMEQSLHCTKQGVPWRSCSQRRTGS, encoded by the coding sequence ATGACCAAGGACAACCTGGACCATCTGAAGGACGAGGACTTCCATAAGGCTGAGGAGTTTGTCCAGCTCATGGGAATCCTCTATACATCCACAGTGTGTTTGTCATGTGACAAGAACGCCACCTGTGGACAGATCATACCCATCCTCCACAAACTGGAGGAGCACTTCACTGTGACGCATGAAGATACAATGTTTGTGGCAACCGTCAAAGAGAAGGTGTGGGAGAACCTCTCCGAGCGCTATCAGGATGAGGACATTCAAGCCTTCCTGCATGAGACCGCAGCAATGGACCCTGGATTTAAAGGGAAGCCGGTGAGTGACGCCACCTGGGACAGGCTGAGGAAGGCAACTGTTGAGGCCAATGTGACAGGAGCGACACCAAGGCTGTCAGAGGAGTCggaacagacagacacggagCACCAGCAACAGGAGGAGGAGTCTGAAGGAGAGGAAATGGAGCAGTCCCTCCATTGTACAAAACAAGGAGTGCCTTGGAGGAGCTGTTctcagaggaggacagggagttgA
- the LOC112215832 gene encoding zinc finger protein 33A isoform X1, with protein MSKLDLLRVFLNERLTAAAAEIFGAVEKTVVEYQEENHRLRGLLRITPGIKLCKRDSLQLSLAVSEEEVLPEQQHCEPEWSPSLGQEDPEPTQIKEEQEEVRTSQKEEQLQGLEADIIEFQFTPSCVKSECDQEDPLWSLTLPQTQTVENRESDPKHFATVTHLKVFDIPCDPPDNQSNASSHSSAKSSDPLGHDSSQPLDPNLPMGEHCSKPSTISIKAYRCRDCGKTFPLKAGLQRHVNLDKKRLSECHFCKKQYNSTCKLKAHARLCHGGKPSTCPFCGKTFKHKGHLSRHMSIHTGEKPFSCGDCGKSFNQKGGLGRHILTHTGEKPFSCHFCCKSFRQKRDLRRHILIHTGEKPYSCGDCGKGFIRKEHLTAHMRTHTGE; from the exons ATGTCTAAACTAGATTTGTTGCGTGTGTTTTTAAATGAGCGCTTAACTGCGGCTGCGGCGGAGATTTTCGGGGCCGTTGAGAAAACGGTAGTGGAGTATCAGGAGGAGAATCATCGGCTTCGTGGACTGCTGCGGATTACACCGGGGATAAAACTATGCAAAAGAG ACTCCCTgcagctctctctcgctgtctctgaagaggaggttctccctgagcagcagcactgtgagccagagtggagccccagtctgggGCAGGAGGACCCCGAGCCCacacagattaaagaggaacaggaggaagtcaggaccagtcagaaggaAGAGCAGCTTCAAGGGCTGGAGGCTGATATCATAGAGTTCCAATTCACTCCTTCCTGTGTGAAAAGTGAATGTGATCAGGAGGACCCACTTTGGTCCTTGACTCTTCCCCAAACCCAGActgtggagaacagagagagtgatccTAAACATTTTGCCACTGTGACCCACCTAAAGGTTTTTGATATTCCCTGTGACCCTCCAGATAATCAAAGCAATGCGTCCAGCCACAGCTCAGCCAAAAGCAGCGACCCACTAGGACATGACAGCAGCCAACCATTGGATCCGAACCTACCAATGGGGGAACATTGTTCCAAACCCAGCACCATATCTATAAAAGCTTACCGCTGCCGGGACTGTGGCAAAACGTTTCCTCTGAAAGCGGGCCTGCAGAGGCATGTGAATCTCGACAAGAAGAGACTCAGTGAATGCCACTTCTGCAAAAAACAGTACAACTCCACCTGTAAACTGAAGGCCCATGCCCGACTATGTCACGGTGGCAAACCCAGCACCTGCCCCTTCTGTGGCAAGACCTTCAAACACAAAGGACATCTGTCTAGGCACATGAgtattcacacaggagagaaaccatttagctgtggtgactgtgggaagagcttcaatcaGAAGGGGGGCCTAGGAAGACATAtactgactcacacaggagagaaaccttttagctGTCATTTTTGCTGTAAAAGCTTCAGGCAGAAGAGGGATCTAAGGAGGCATATActgattcacacaggagagaaaccatatagCTGTGGCGAC